In Nitrospirota bacterium, one genomic interval encodes:
- the lon gene encoding endopeptidase La has product MNDPSEQDLQLPQNVDVPDQLPMLPVRDIVVFPYMVLPLFVGREMSIKAIEAALAGNRMIFLSTQKALDVENPSPEDIHTIGTVGIIMRMLKLPDERIKILVQGLSKAKIAGYVQSEPYYSVRIDKLTEHKPAGAALETEAAMRTVKEQIERIISLGKVLIPDVMIVIENLEDPGRLADMVASNLGLKVEATQAVLEIVDPVKRLRHVSEILGKEIEVLSMQQKIQAQAKGEMDKTQREYFLREQLKAIQKELGELDERAEEISEFRKRVAELKMPEKVLKETEKQLKRLEKMHPDTAESATVRTYIEWIVELPWSKRSKDNLDLKAAAKVLNEDHYDLEKVKERILEYLAVRKLKDKMKGPILCFVGPPGVGKTSLGKSIARALGREFVRISLGGVRDEAEIRGHRRTYVGALPGRIIQGMKQAGTNNPVFMLDEVDKVGMDFRGDPSAALLEVLDPEQNNSFTDHYLGVPFDLTEVMFITTANLIDPILPALRDRMEVIGIPGYTEEEKLGIAQKYLIPRQLNEHGITEKHVRIAESAVRQIIANYTREAGVRNLEREIANVMRKVAKKVAEGKGVGFPVNPANLHKYLGVPKFVPEEELETDEIGVATGLAWTESGGDVLYIEATAMKGKGQLTLTGQLGDIMKESAQAALSYVRSRERTLGINPDAFTTQDIHIHVPAGAIPKDGPSAGITMAIAIASTLSQIPVRRDLAMTGEITLRGRVLPIGGLKEKLLAAKRAKLTTVILPKRNKKDLDEIPKHILKGIHLVFADTMDDVMKVALRRGSKSLRPAGKPDQPPPQSKKQAARVKTGRAARSLPVHASSAATSPLQFQ; this is encoded by the coding sequence ATCGAATGATCTTTCTCTCGACGCAAAAGGCCCTGGACGTCGAAAATCCCTCACCGGAGGATATCCATACGATCGGCACGGTCGGCATCATTATGCGGATGCTGAAATTGCCCGATGAACGGATCAAAATACTCGTGCAGGGGCTCTCGAAGGCCAAGATAGCCGGCTATGTTCAGTCTGAACCCTATTACTCCGTGCGTATCGACAAACTCACCGAACACAAGCCGGCCGGCGCCGCACTCGAAACCGAAGCCGCCATGCGGACGGTCAAGGAACAGATCGAACGGATCATTAGTCTGGGCAAGGTCTTGATCCCGGACGTGATGATCGTGATCGAGAACCTCGAAGACCCGGGGCGGCTGGCCGACATGGTGGCGTCAAATCTCGGCCTCAAGGTCGAGGCCACCCAGGCAGTTCTGGAGATCGTCGATCCGGTCAAACGCCTCCGGCATGTCAGTGAGATTCTCGGAAAAGAAATTGAAGTCCTCTCCATGCAACAAAAGATTCAAGCCCAGGCCAAAGGGGAGATGGACAAGACCCAGCGTGAGTACTTCCTGCGCGAGCAACTCAAAGCGATCCAGAAAGAGCTGGGCGAGCTCGACGAGCGCGCGGAGGAAATCAGCGAGTTTCGCAAGCGTGTCGCAGAACTGAAAATGCCGGAGAAGGTGCTGAAGGAAACCGAAAAGCAGCTCAAACGGCTTGAGAAGATGCACCCGGATACAGCCGAATCTGCGACCGTCAGAACCTACATCGAATGGATCGTGGAACTGCCCTGGTCCAAGAGATCGAAGGACAACCTCGACCTCAAGGCTGCCGCCAAAGTGCTCAATGAAGACCACTACGATCTGGAAAAGGTCAAGGAACGGATCCTTGAGTATCTTGCAGTACGGAAGCTCAAAGACAAAATGAAGGGCCCGATTCTCTGTTTCGTCGGCCCCCCTGGCGTCGGAAAAACTTCGCTCGGAAAATCGATCGCCCGCGCACTCGGCCGCGAGTTCGTCCGCATCAGTCTCGGCGGCGTCCGTGACGAAGCCGAGATCCGCGGCCATCGACGTACCTACGTCGGCGCACTCCCGGGCCGCATCATCCAAGGCATGAAACAAGCCGGCACGAACAACCCTGTCTTCATGCTGGACGAAGTCGACAAAGTCGGAATGGATTTTCGAGGTGATCCCTCCGCAGCCTTACTCGAAGTGCTCGACCCGGAACAGAATAACTCGTTCACGGATCATTACCTGGGCGTGCCCTTCGACCTGACCGAAGTCATGTTCATTACCACGGCGAATCTGATCGACCCTATTTTGCCCGCCTTACGTGATCGGATGGAAGTGATCGGGATCCCCGGCTATACCGAAGAAGAAAAACTGGGCATCGCTCAGAAATATCTGATCCCTCGGCAACTCAACGAACATGGCATCACCGAAAAGCACGTCCGCATTGCCGAATCGGCGGTGCGCCAGATCATCGCCAACTATACGAGAGAAGCCGGCGTGCGTAACCTCGAACGCGAGATTGCCAACGTCATGCGCAAAGTGGCGAAAAAAGTGGCGGAAGGCAAAGGCGTCGGGTTCCCTGTCAATCCAGCCAATCTGCACAAGTACCTCGGCGTCCCCAAATTCGTGCCGGAAGAGGAATTGGAAACGGACGAGATCGGCGTGGCTACCGGCCTAGCCTGGACGGAATCCGGCGGCGATGTCCTGTATATCGAAGCCACGGCGATGAAAGGGAAGGGGCAATTGACCCTCACCGGCCAGTTGGGCGATATCATGAAAGAATCCGCCCAAGCCGCCTTGAGCTATGTCCGGTCGCGGGAGCGCACGCTCGGCATCAATCCCGATGCATTCACCACTCAGGACATCCATATCCATGTGCCGGCCGGAGCCATCCCCAAAGATGGGCCATCGGCAGGCATTACCATGGCCATCGCCATTGCTTCGACGTTGTCGCAAATCCCGGTACGCCGAGACCTGGCTATGACCGGCGAGATCACGCTCCGTGGCCGAGTGCTCCCCATCGGGGGATTGAAGGAGAAACTCTTGGCAGCCAAACGAGCCAAACTTACCACTGTGATTCTCCCGAAACGCAACAAAAAGGATCTTGACGAAATCCCCAAGCACATTTTGAAAGGCATTCACCTCGTGTTTGCCGACACAATGGATGATGTCATGAAGGTGGCGCTTCGGCGTGGCTCGAAATCCCTACGTCCTGCGGGCAAGCCCGACCAGCCGCCGCCACAATCAAAGAAACAGGCCGCGCGGGTGAAGACAGGGCGAGCGGCTCGCTCCCTGCCCGTGCATGCAAGCAGTGCGGCGACGTCTCCCCTACAGTTCCAGTAG
- a CDS encoding HD domain-containing protein has protein sequence MHESSHQSTAPYDGSALIADPIHQYVSFTVPFSSADPHERTEKDLIDSPWVQRLRYIYQLQSARWVYPSAEHTRFVHSIGTMHVAGRFAQHLYPFLKKSVKEIPSANYVEEFLRVTALVHDIGHGPFCHFFDDNYLHAFHASHEKLGQIIIREHLGPIIRKLRRSPSGPFDRGEELNPDQIAHVILKEKGKDNSRIPRWLNMLQPVISGSYTADNLDYVLRDSYMCGVAVGPVDLSRLIHYTIITDKGFTIHKTGLPALQMFLNTRMYLYSNVYYHRTTRAIDIHLRNIFGDTMKLVFPHDPRKKMDEYLTLTDWSLLEQVRGWKTSRHAAERRLGTEWQRILVRDVKWKMAYSAVLKEKGQERGMDFPSHTHFEEQIKNELPARLQKVEFHVDMAPLDPRPDPKDRRGNPLYVYDPSTRSISTEPLEEFLDLLPTRLVQFRIYTLDHQHDAALSRAAATVLNKTPSSLETNL, from the coding sequence ATGCACGAATCCAGTCATCAATCCACCGCTCCATACGACGGCTCTGCGCTGATCGCCGATCCAATCCATCAATACGTCTCCTTCACTGTGCCCTTCTCCTCTGCGGACCCGCATGAACGGACAGAAAAAGACCTAATCGATTCCCCCTGGGTCCAACGTCTGCGATACATCTATCAACTCCAAAGCGCCCGTTGGGTCTATCCCTCGGCGGAACATACGCGCTTTGTCCACTCAATCGGCACGATGCATGTGGCAGGCCGCTTTGCGCAGCATCTCTATCCGTTCCTCAAAAAGTCCGTCAAAGAGATTCCTTCGGCGAACTATGTTGAGGAGTTTCTTCGTGTCACGGCACTTGTCCACGACATCGGCCACGGGCCCTTCTGCCATTTTTTCGACGACAACTACTTACATGCCTTCCATGCCAGCCACGAAAAACTAGGGCAGATCATCATCCGCGAACATCTCGGTCCGATCATCCGTAAGCTCCGGCGCAGCCCGTCCGGCCCCTTTGATCGAGGCGAGGAACTCAACCCGGACCAGATCGCCCATGTCATTCTCAAAGAAAAGGGGAAAGACAATTCCCGTATTCCCCGATGGCTCAATATGCTCCAACCGGTCATTTCCGGCAGCTACACCGCAGACAACCTCGACTATGTCCTGCGCGACTCCTACATGTGTGGCGTGGCGGTTGGCCCGGTCGATCTATCCAGGCTCATTCACTATACGATCATCACGGATAAGGGATTTACAATTCATAAGACGGGCCTGCCGGCCCTACAGATGTTCCTCAATACCCGCATGTATCTCTATTCCAATGTCTACTATCACCGAACCACTCGGGCGATTGACATCCACCTTCGTAACATCTTCGGCGACACCATGAAGCTCGTGTTTCCCCACGACCCTCGCAAGAAGATGGATGAGTACCTCACGCTGACCGACTGGTCCTTGCTTGAACAGGTGCGGGGATGGAAGACCTCGCGCCATGCAGCCGAGCGGCGTTTGGGTACAGAATGGCAGCGGATTCTCGTCCGCGACGTCAAGTGGAAGATGGCCTACAGCGCCGTACTCAAGGAAAAGGGCCAGGAACGAGGCATGGACTTTCCCAGCCACACGCACTTTGAAGAACAGATCAAGAACGAATTGCCCGCGCGGCTTCAGAAAGTGGAGTTCCATGTCGACATGGCACCGCTCGACCCACGGCCAGACCCGAAAGACCGTCGCGGCAACCCCCTCTATGTCTACGACCCCAGCACTAGAAGTATCTCAACCGAGCCGCTTGAGGAATTTCTCGACCTTCTGCCGACCAGGCTCGTCCAATTTCGCATCTACACGCTTGACCACCAACACGACGCAGCCCTTTCACGCGCCGCCGCCACAGTACTGAACAAGACCCCCTCCAGCCTCGAAACCAATTTGTAG
- the thiL gene encoding thiamine-phosphate kinase, with translation MNRTNPSSMASTARTKTRPTIREFDLIRALHRRHGRRTSSVIQGIGDDAAIITSQAGQWTVLTTDLLTEGIHFDLRTATLFDIGFRAAAANLSDIAAMGGTPQHLLASLAIPRTGASRQVHQLYRGMMAACRPHHVGLIGGDTSASSRGWFLSLTLTGMVPPHQALLRSGARVGDFLYVSGTIGDSLAGLRLLNEPPFRTMPHRRTAALSNRHRQFLIERHLRPTARVTEGQWLGTHRLATAAIDISDGLSGDLRHICEQSHVGAEIDLRALPLSTACRAYAATRKLNQADLALTGGEDYELLFTVSPRQRARLDRMASNKGFALTCIGNIRPLRFGIQVLSPYGQRHRLENRSYRHFT, from the coding sequence ATGAACCGGACCAATCCGTCGAGCATGGCCTCCACGGCCCGCACAAAGACCCGCCCCACGATCCGGGAATTCGATCTCATTCGAGCCCTCCACCGACGCCATGGGCGCCGCACTTCTTCCGTGATACAAGGAATCGGCGACGATGCCGCAATCATCACGTCGCAGGCCGGTCAATGGACGGTGCTGACAACCGACCTGTTAACGGAAGGGATCCATTTCGATCTCCGAACCGCCACACTATTCGATATCGGTTTCCGCGCCGCAGCAGCAAATCTCAGTGACATCGCCGCGATGGGGGGAACCCCGCAGCACCTGCTCGCTTCCTTGGCGATTCCCCGTACCGGCGCCAGCCGCCAGGTCCACCAGCTGTACCGAGGGATGATGGCCGCCTGCCGCCCACACCATGTCGGACTGATCGGCGGAGATACGTCAGCTTCGTCCCGCGGATGGTTTCTCAGCTTGACTTTGACCGGAATGGTCCCTCCCCACCAGGCCCTCCTCCGGAGCGGCGCGCGAGTCGGAGATTTCCTCTACGTGAGCGGCACAATCGGCGATTCATTGGCCGGCCTGAGACTTTTGAATGAACCGCCATTTCGCACGATGCCTCATCGGCGCACTGCTGCACTCTCGAATCGACATCGGCAATTTCTTATCGAACGGCATCTGCGTCCGACCGCGCGCGTCACAGAGGGCCAATGGCTCGGTACCCATCGTCTCGCAACCGCCGCAATCGATATTTCAGACGGTCTCTCCGGCGATCTCCGCCATATCTGCGAGCAAAGCCATGTCGGAGCAGAGATCGATCTGCGCGCTCTCCCCCTCTCGACAGCTTGCCGCGCCTATGCAGCTACCAGGAAACTGAACCAGGCGGACCTCGCGCTGACCGGAGGGGAGGATTATGAATTGCTCTTTACCGTATCGCCACGCCAACGTGCACGACTTGATCGGATGGCCAGCAACAAAGGATTTGCTCTCACCTGCATCGGGAATATTCGGCCCCTTCGGTTTGGCATCCAAGTCCTTTCCCCCTACGGCCAACGTCACCGGTTAGAGAACCGCAGTTACCGACATTTCACATAA
- a CDS encoding DUF2062 domain-containing protein: MPSVRSLLKQVLHLQESPQRTALAFAIGVFICFSPVYGLHTVIVIVCAWALRLNLLALMAGAYLNNPWTIVPILGATYWVGALLLGRSDSPSFDWHDVSFSAIYEQIMPYAVPFFLGGFVLSVLGSAIAYPLAYYFLAKHRQSHPLGQEPTQQ; this comes from the coding sequence ATTCCTTCGGTCCGATCGCTGTTGAAACAGGTTCTCCATCTCCAGGAGTCACCACAGCGAACAGCGTTAGCCTTCGCCATTGGAGTCTTCATCTGTTTCTCCCCGGTTTACGGGCTACACACAGTGATAGTGATTGTCTGCGCCTGGGCATTGAGGCTCAACCTTCTCGCCCTCATGGCAGGCGCCTATCTCAACAACCCCTGGACAATAGTTCCTATCCTCGGCGCCACCTACTGGGTCGGGGCCCTCTTGCTCGGACGATCGGACAGTCCATCTTTCGACTGGCACGATGTGAGTTTCAGCGCGATCTATGAACAGATCATGCCCTACGCCGTGCCATTCTTTCTTGGAGGATTTGTCTTGAGTGTACTGGGGTCGGCGATCGCCTACCCACTCGCCTACTATTTCTTGGCCAAACATCGGCAGTCACACCCGCTCGGCCAGGAGCCTACCCAACAGTAG